Part of the Candidatus Binatia bacterium genome, GGCACCTCTCCCAAAACCGGGAGACGTCACCGCACCGGCGTCTTTCGACGGCCCGGGGCGGCGGATCTCACGGATCGGACCTACGGGAGCGGAGAGGGTGGGATTCGAACCCACGAGACCCCTTTGGGGCCTACACGATTTCGAGTCGTGCGCCTTCAACCGGACTCGGCCACCTCTCCCGATCGCGGGTGATCTACCCCGCGCCCTGAGCCGTCGCAACCGTAGATCGGGCAAATGAGGCTGCTGCGGCCTCAATCGGCGCCCCGGCGGGCCCGAAAGAAGCGGCGCAGAAGGTCGCCGGCCGGAGCCGCCAGAATGCCTCCCTGAACCTCGATCCGGTGATTTACGCCGGGCAGAGCTCGGAGGTCGACGACCGAGCCCGCCGCCCCACCCTTCGGGTCTGTTGCGCCGTACACGATCCGAGAGACGCGGGCGTGGAGCGCCGCCCCGAAACAGAGCGAGCACGGCTCGATCGTGGCGTACAGGGTCGTGCCGGGCAGCCTGTAAGCCTGCTCGTTGCGTGCGGCCTCCCGCAGGGCGAGCACTTCTGCGTGGGCCGTGGGGTCGCAGAGCGCGATCGGGGCGTTGTGGGCCCGTGCCAGCTCGCTCTCGCCCCGAACCAGGACGGCCCCGATCGGGACCTCGTCCCGGCGAGCCGCCTCCTCGGCCTGTTCGAGGGCGAGGGCCATCCACGCCTCGTCCATCTGGTCCTGTCCCGCCATCTCTTGGGAATCCGTGGCACCGCAGGGGGCCGGATGCTAGGTCAAACAGGCCACTTTCGGCATTCAGGAGACGAATGATGACCACTCTGCACGAGGCCAAGAGCGCCCCGCGGCACCCGCTCGCCGGCACCACGATGACCGGCTCCGACATGGTCGTGCAGGTTCTGGCGGACGAAGGGGTCGACACCGTCTTCGGATACAGCGGCGGAGCGATCCTGCCGACCTACGACGCGGTCTTCCGCCACAACGAGCAGCGCGACCCGGAGCAGGCCATCCGACTGGTCGTTCCGGCCACCGAGCAGGGCGCCGGCTTCATGGCGGCAGGCTACGCCCGTGCCACCGGCAAGGTCGGCTGCTTCATCGTCACCTCGGGACCGGGTGCGACCAACGCCGTCACGCCGATCCGCGACTGCCACGCTGATTCCGTTCCGGTCGTCCTGATCTGTGGCCAGGTTCCCCGCGCCGCGATGGGGACCGACGCGTTCCAGGAAGCCCCGATCTTCAACATCATGTCGGCCTGCGCGAAGCACGTCTTCCTGATCACGGACGAGACGAAGATCGAGGAGACGGTACGCAAGGCGTTCGACCTCGCACGGACGGGTCGACCCGGCCCCGTAGTCATCGACCTGCCCCGCGACGTGCAGCTCGCCGAAGGCACGTTCAAAGGCGAGGGCCTGCTGCCGCTGCGCGGCTACGACCAGCGGATGGCCAAGCTCCAGCGCTCCGTCCTGACCGAGAAGGCGGCCTCCGACTTCTACTCGCTGCTCGAGGAATCCGAACGACCGCTGATCTACGCCGGCGGTGGCGTCATCAATGCCGAAGCCGCAGAAGAAATCCGCGCGTTCGCCGAACGGTTCCAGATCCCGGTCGTGACCACCCTCCTGGGCATCGGTGCCTTGGACACGACGAACGATCTATCACTACGCATGCTCGGCATGCACGGGACCGCGTTTGCGAACTACGCCGTCGAAGACTGCGATCTGCTGATCGCCGTCGGCGCGCGCTTCGATGATCGCGTCGCCGGCAAGGTGAAGGAGTTCGCACCGGGCGCGCGCATCGCGCACATCGACATCGACGCTTCCGAGATCGGCAAAGTGAAGGGCGTCGACTGGGCGCATGTGGCGGACGCTCGCCAGGGTCTCACCGAGCTGCTTCAGGCCGGCAAGTCCTGCGCAAAGAGCTTCGCGCCGTGGCTCGAAGCCGTTCGCGAACTGCGCACGAACCACCCCCTGAATTACAACCGCGACTCGCCCCACCTCCAGCAGGAGGAAGTGCTCGAGACGATGAATGAGATCACCAAGGGCGAGGCGATCGTCTCGACCGGGGTCGGTCAGCATCAGATGTGGGCCGCCCAGTACCTCGACTTCGTCCACCCGCGCACCTTCCTGACCTCCGGAAGCATGGGGACGATGGGCTTCGGCCTCCCCGCAGCGATCGGAGCGCAGCTCGCGCACCCCAACAAGCTGGTGATCGACGTCGACGGTGACGGCAGCATTCGCATGAACCTGGGCGAGCTCGAGACGCTCACCACCTACGACATTCCTGTGAAGGTCCTTCTGCTGAACAACTATGGCGACGGCATGGTGCGCCAATGGCAGGACCTGTTCTACTCGCAGCGCTACTCCGGCACCGACAAAGCCCTTCACAAGAAGGACTTCGTGAAGGCCGCCGAGGCCGACGGTTTCGGGTTCTGCCAGCGGGTTTCGGAACGTCCGAAGCTCCGTGAGGCGCTCGAAGCGTTCCTGCACTTCCCGGGGCCGGCGCTGCTCGAGGTCGTCGTCGACAAGAGCGCGCACGTCTACCCGATGGTCGGTCCTGGCATGGGCTACAAGGACATGATCACCGGGAAGTACATCAAGGCACGCGAGCGCAAAGAGGTGATCGTCGACAAGAGCGCCGGCTTCTGAGAACCCGCGCTAGCCGCAGAACCCACACAGCCCTTTGATGGTTCCGGCGCCGTGATAGCCTGGCGCCATGGATCTGGAACCACAGCCCGACCCGAATCCGGACGAGACTCAGACGTGGGTCGACGCCCTGTCCGACCTGATTCGCAAACAGGGAAAGACGCGTGGCCGCCAACTCCTCGGCCGGCTCCTGGAGCACGCACAGCAGAGTGGCGTAATCACGCCGTTCTCGGCGAACACGCCGTACGTCAATACGATTCCGGCCGAGGAGCAGTCGGTCTATCCGGGCGACCGCGACGTCGAGCGTCGCATTCGGGCGATGGTCCGTTGGAACGCGATGGCGACGGTCGTGCGCGCCAATCGGGAGCGTCCCGGCATCGGCGGTCACATCTCGACCTACGCGTCTCTCGCGACGTTGCTCGAGGTCGGGTTCAATCACTTCTTCCGCGCCCACACCGACGAGGCCCCGGGCGACTTCGTGTACCTGCAGGGCCACTCGGCGCCCGGCATCTACGCCCGTGCCTTTCTCGAGGGCCGGCTCACC contains:
- the tadA gene encoding tRNA adenosine(34) deaminase TadA, producing the protein MAGQDQMDEAWMALALEQAEEAARRDEVPIGAVLVRGESELARAHNAPIALCDPTAHAEVLALREAARNEQAYRLPGTTLYATIEPCSLCFGAALHARVSRIVYGATDPKGGAAGSVVDLRALPGVNHRIEVQGGILAAPAGDLLRRFFRARRGAD
- the ilvB gene encoding biosynthetic-type acetolactate synthase large subunit, producing MTTLHEAKSAPRHPLAGTTMTGSDMVVQVLADEGVDTVFGYSGGAILPTYDAVFRHNEQRDPEQAIRLVVPATEQGAGFMAAGYARATGKVGCFIVTSGPGATNAVTPIRDCHADSVPVVLICGQVPRAAMGTDAFQEAPIFNIMSACAKHVFLITDETKIEETVRKAFDLARTGRPGPVVIDLPRDVQLAEGTFKGEGLLPLRGYDQRMAKLQRSVLTEKAASDFYSLLEESERPLIYAGGGVINAEAAEEIRAFAERFQIPVVTTLLGIGALDTTNDLSLRMLGMHGTAFANYAVEDCDLLIAVGARFDDRVAGKVKEFAPGARIAHIDIDASEIGKVKGVDWAHVADARQGLTELLQAGKSCAKSFAPWLEAVRELRTNHPLNYNRDSPHLQQEEVLETMNEITKGEAIVSTGVGQHQMWAAQYLDFVHPRTFLTSGSMGTMGFGLPAAIGAQLAHPNKLVIDVDGDGSIRMNLGELETLTTYDIPVKVLLLNNYGDGMVRQWQDLFYSQRYSGTDKALHKKDFVKAAEADGFGFCQRVSERPKLREALEAFLHFPGPALLEVVVDKSAHVYPMVGPGMGYKDMITGKYIKARERKEVIVDKSAGF